Part of the Desulfobulbaceae bacterium genome is shown below.
GGCGTAGAAACTTTTCGCGAACTCCGTAAAATCTGCCCCGATATCCGGATCATCATCTCCAGCGGCTACAATGAGCAAGAGATACGTCAGCGTTTTGCCAAAAACAACAATTTCGAAATCCTCCAAAAACCGTACAATATTAGTGAATTACAAGCAGTGCTCACCAAAGCGCTCGGCAAGAACCACGAAGATCACACCCGCATATAATAGTGAAGCCGTTGATGGTATGATTGGCACACCGCCACCCGTATGTTATCATGACGGGGCGTATCAACAGATCAAATCATCGTAAGACACACTCGGCAGCATACTATGGAAGCACTCCTCATCTCTCATGGCGCGGCAGCGCTTTTCTGCTTAAGCTTTCTTGCCGCGACCATCTTCCCCTTGGGCTCGGAGTGGTTGCTAATCACACTCATTACCAAAGAACTCCCGGTATCAATGCTGGTTACCACCGCTACGGTGGGAAATGTACTCGGAGCGTGTACAACCTATGCCATCGGAATGTGGGGATCAACGCTACTCATCAACAAGGCATTGCGACTCGAGCAGAATACCATCAACCAGGCAATGACCGCCTATAAACGGTATGGCTCTTGGTCTCTCCTTTTTTCCTGGCTGCCAATCATCG
Proteins encoded:
- a CDS encoding DedA family protein, with the protein product MEALLISHGAAALFCLSFLAATIFPLGSEWLLITLITKELPVSMLVTTATVGNVLGACTTYAIGMWGSTLLINKALRLEQNTINQAMTAYKRYGSWSLLFSWLPIIGDALCLAAGLLKLNFPRFALLVTLGKLGRYAGIAAITVNTMS